One genomic window of Misgurnus anguillicaudatus chromosome 12, ASM2758022v2, whole genome shotgun sequence includes the following:
- the cplane1 gene encoding ciliogenesis and planar polarity effector 1 isoform X2, with amino-acid sequence MPRMDLKLKVLLSSSIKRRKPWPRFCWLGKEKEAVFLLDDNRLSEIHLQSGRTKKKTPKLQALLQRVVTMSSCQNGMWLVGLLISGELFLWNKDKDSLKMVSAVPAVHELASSIKGSVTTLRLSLLVSENGQRVYLAALTGQIFLWECLSPQDLSSPRDITVKGRWSQIGHPENTQLPSLKDKESSIHSVFVKNQAVGDVCLSVFVFSTEDQLTITFLKIQWEMMKESKLGPVGFTVHWVSKSYLFNQLVPPCRPLKSRGALVPALSPDGLLLAIVLNQKDPRVTQVLFISTQNFVTVSSLLGGCGLKTLNIPAKYVRSYWVGSVSWTPEGLYLACVLKRGSLLILARLGGLVSLSTTGCNIEFGAAHFLPLHPLVTYRPPEPLHTQDGALSSSSVSIRDPMRQRYSVTWHPRQPIMIVSDGYMVTVLRLPRRPSATAIMSSLLLDSAHGLEDIRRVMGSSEISPQVKSRLESMSTLTFTGSLLALKETDPPLSTLPLYLQDTGDLTQFTERAQGEEDDEDSDDGLRSHMQDAGKLEFASMFDTLHAQTHSVDPKPTSSVLQEDHNKVYRNLLRVWALGVSVGGAVEQRERLLKYTITCVVRLINLLRVSRKNKGSWVTCALRVFRTLLSFLPWDGTCTGGHSCLPIAVELSRRFVDMFLPLSSALSTHNFNAALLVLREASHSINMTYVLQPRALHHGEGDQVSLSSDRFTVLLLHEDTDAETITTVQDRNLPSNRLVVIWRDVYRRALQYQIKLNNSKNQNECEKMSAIISEIQQALQTAGDCLEESHMLRNYTGEQHFILGEYTDSVQVWRAELFAESEGGGPLTCYLETRYCLALLYAHLFQYHLREAQALCDRLARQLQPQAGQQDKETSGLADESGIEVWYLGPVSREAAVAVVQSLGRFMAAYFTNQPICILPPHSVDVLPPLHLPHNAGRRVVELSLSRVVVALRSQHLSEVWTVDYALELLLLGGLLPEAVWVAQHLGDWKMAATLSLAYSNYCSSHFDMSSLKWRELHLPIELRPAVIFQTQLEMLLGHVVGREEDESTDPACVEDVELLQVSVQEILKASVMAEVDVFSQPLTRLLDSAKKRAASLSVLVPAAFYLPAPPLYCPQPSPDPQDTVRLSCLVLERDSRCQVSVLVQKVLLLFRASHSSRPAAQWYISNLNRCRRLLHKIRKMSSEINADLIPEGLKKFFNHHGFFQSRPGKDTDCVTVQTIICFRELCALCWMLHARDQLTISCRRYQTVRNQDKDAQLSDVSVADLCVEALRWACRLLPFCHFLNAEEALQDLILSLVSELPPCHVTAETLARAFPEEEESVRVPLREKYTSLVKRLRPVLVPDTSTTEVPSGSERADFAGETMMILIRDQIRRRRRELRRLEKHLATLEPFLWEREEEEERGGADSILKRLSLGTSLSDSTLTDCGRPLVYSEGDTAETLSETLSPDLQTKSAHGLKTTKIQDSAGRSTHDRKEDKRSHSLEPKATKSTQDESKSPCLPTVGTWEFELEDEEYTIFLELFLSYVLEKDMLDAEESELPLLNSFSKQLHTKELHSATFDLLTTLKRRQRDGHQTGCKRGARLPLFRAGHCFQTVPVTPDLPLSTELASSFQTNTTSAWALPGHRVRQPRGLFGLRQQSTLKSSEVKASSEVQSISQNSFPITPQGRFWDIIILSQAELDIQVPLDSTLETRFPQLARLLEWMMRWADKRVLLSQPIRKRSEGSSDSVVIRAKASTPAVLSALELLEERYTAALQATNKHDSHFKGPVVRASEASSDSVLRSITDWRRDRGNSVDTDHPTSDEMSIILPHLDDQHTYSHDVNEVENVADQIDTQLSEEEDEDVISDVQNNSTGSEEIRRKIRQSTETEDDESTVKDVTEASLLSSNQSRAIREAKAQTLTLADLECPNTDEHSDEQSEGNQVSCETQHHDAPVDANSLRHEASDGVQQADLSSSHLMPAERMMQSERQSTAHPDPPQSRAEIQTDPVRQLLQDELFRLVQLQQINFMSLMQVVGASFTNLPLSQLNPLQSNVNLPQTSVLSAQSDPRSEPTQNIQPGASDSAKRPTRAPGEEVTNHSNHQSVDMEQRNPALRTQDLEQLTIRSDWAQNAQTDGKSFIPTSQGLLTTAHNPTSLQKGHSDVFNAHLKFTPGPRAASSSHGLRLLQLQPTQPSLLRPPPPPPPPPPPPACVPVREAWTPNLHLPSVHTDVLPGQYRPSSVCKAENTGRTWVEPSAAPSSLIHRSRYNTEMMRGGAEPQSFPPGPHRAVPVVGLPLLHFHPDAQRPVTLPRIPQPTIPKPPSVGIAGTAHWPRLQLLHRDPDPPTAGVRISTPLVQTPRLIPLEELLRWTAGKQTCPDTKLKLLQTDNIHVNSHMTSSSSKRQKRREEKNKDEKIGVTFRPEDSIIPPDEIPSPAEVLDQNDGYVIPLGTFESELTGQMLLDKMYSTSAELHAFASMQKRPPEIQDACTNTEPGPSHFITDKAVSVQVPSPPRMQFASIGNGDLVDVAPVVPPDVFLNLRFSKDHSSDQPDSRRLSNTDVNAEGRRFINVIDLTDDSLLHNLTPNSPPSSAQLHLLAANVLNPAPDSAHTENITLQSEEPAGSSVHPSSPVAVETEDVLSGDPVALSVLSGVKIPSQSLERVFMSRSQISARLSEMDAQLLRLQDIADHMDREFTNTRMLVNSIETQHPVMTPSVERGLYSRPLTILQKEKHDKLNFGLAAVQERGEEEMLSSTVCNQSSTHSPPTVKPERRVQDIDRDLTDSLLDDSETRVDETLGLTGLSDVRDILSELIRDGALSRSALGLSQRGASTSNRSEVKQGGVMMEEERRDLRIWMRRKQRERLTEYHKQREKKREAEHRPFTSPLKHNPTSVDLATNKKAKEERDKMVLQEHYEQRARDACSLITDLLTTPLNLPTKPHEGLRSQSQSSVRNKTSTKTGPHGRSASSLGKTVVLQKKSTTKPHTSLSSRLGLHRPASALPGDRLSQVTRRGMLTDVKGKKTIHQKQKNGFQTSTVKDQMPVEDTDVRHVMSPWKRSIDINRILRLADQERFDEYDAEVLTGVDLMGLDALSDSTGSVLSKLDWDAIEKIAAEEENK; translated from the exons ATGCCAAGAATGGATTTGAAGTTAAAAGTTTTATTGTCATCCAGCATCAAGCGCAGAAAGCCATGGCCCAGATTCTGTTGGCTGGGGAAg GAGAAAGAAGCCGTTTTTCTGTTAGATGACAATCGGCTCAGTGAAATACACTTGCAGTCGGGTCGAACCAAAAAGAAAACCCCAAAACTTCAGGCACTGTTACAGAGAGTGGTGACTATGTCCAGCTGTCAGAATG GGATGTGGCTGGTTGGTCTTCTGATCTCCGGAGAATTGTTTCTCTGGAATAAAGACAAAGATTCCCTGAAGATGGTTTCTGCTGTCCCTGCGGTTCATGAGCTGGCTTCCTCCATTAAAG GTTCAGTAACGACATTAAGACTTTCTCTGCTGGTTTCGGAGAATGGACAGAGAGTTTATCTGGCAGCGCTAACAGGGCAGATTTTCCTCTGGGAATGTTTGTCACCTCAGGATCTGAGCAGTCCACGAGATATCACAGTGAAAGGACGCTGGAGTCAGATAGGACATCCTGAAAACACTCAGCTTCCCTCTTTAAAGGACAAAGAATCCTCAATTCATAGTGTGTTTGTAAAGAACCAG GCAGTTGGTGATGTTTGTCTGAGCGTGTTTGTCTTCAGTACAGAAGATCAGTTGACCATCACCTTTCTGAAGATTCAGTGGGAGATGATGAAGGAAAGCAAACTTGG TCCAGTAGGTTTTACTGTACACTGGGTCTCCAAGTCTTACCTCTTCAACCAGCTTGTGCCTCCATGTAGACCACTGAAGTCTAGAGGAGCTCTGGTCCCAGCGCTATCACCAGATGGTTTATTACTGGCAATAGTCCTTAACCAGAAAGATCCAAGG GTAACTCAAGTGTTGTTCATCAGCacccagaattttgtgaccgtgtCCAGTCTGTTAGGAGGGTGTGGCCTTAAGACACTCAATATTCCAGCCAAATATGTGAG GTCATACTGGGTCGGTTCTGTTAGCTGGACACCAGAAGGGCTTTATCTCGCCTGCGTGCTGAAGAGAGGCTCTCTGCTCATTCTGGCACGTTTGGGTGGACTGGTGTCTCTGTCCACAACCGGATGCAACATTGAATTTGGTGCCGCCCACTTCCTGCCTCTTCATCCATTGGTCACATACAG ACCTCCAGAGCCTCTACACACACAAGATGGCGCTCTCTCCAGCTCCAGCGTGTCCATTCGTGACCCCATGAGACAGCGATACTCCGTCACATGGCACCCACGACAGCCAATCATGATCGTGTCTGATGGTTACATGGTGACTGTGCTCAGACTGCCCAGACGGCCGTCTGCGACTGCGATCATGAGCTCTCTCCTGCTGGACTCTGCTCATGGGCTGGAGGACATCCGCAGGGTCATGGGGTCATCTGAGATCAGT CCTCAGGTCAAATCCAGGTTGGAATCAATGTCCACTCTGACGTTCACAGGAAGTCTGCTGGCTCTTAAAGAGACCGATCCTCCTCTTTCTACTCTACCACTGTACCTACAGGACACTGGAGATCTCACACAGTTTACAGAAAGAGCTCAG GGTGAGGAAGATGATGAAGACTCTGATGATGGTCTCCGCTCACACATGCAAGATGCAGGCAAGCTGGAGTTTGCGTCAATGTTTGACACTCTTCATGCACAAACACACTCGGTAGACCCAAAACCAACATCTTCAGTCCTGCAGGAGGATCATAACAAGGTTTATAGGAACCTTCTGAGAGTTTGGGCTCTGGGCGTGTCTGTGGGAGGAGCCGTCGAGCAGAGAGAGCGTCTTCTCAAATATACCATCACCTGCGTGGTTCGGCTTATAAACCTCCTCAGGGTCAGTAGAAAAAACAAAGGTTCATGGGTCACGTGCGCTCTTCGTGTCTTCAGAACTCTCCTGTCCTTCTTGCCGTGGGACGGCACGTGCACTGGAGGCCACAGCTGTCTGCCCATAGCGGTTGAGCTCAGCAGACGATTCGTTGACATGTTCCTCCCATTGTCATCAGCACTTTCCACACACAACTTCAACGCAGCTCTGCTTGTTCTCCGAGAGGCGTCTCACAGCATAAATATGACCTACGTTCTCCAGCCGAGAGCATTGCATCATGGGGAAGGCGACCAGGTTTCATTGTCATCTGACAGGTTTACAGTCCTGCTGCTACATGAGGACACTGATGCTGAGACCATCACAACAGTACAAGACAGAAATCTGCCGTCCAATAG ATTGGTGGTTATTTGGCGTGATGTCTACAGACGAGCTTTGCAGTACCAGATTAAGTTAaacaacagtaaaaatcaaaacgAATGTGAGAAGATGTCAGCTATCATTTCTGAAATCCAGCAAGCTTTACAAACAGCTGGAGATTGTCTTGAGGAAAGCCACATGCTGCGAAATTACACTG GTGAACAGCACTTTATTTTGGGTGAATATACTGACAGTGTTCAGGTCTGGAGGGCTGAATTGTTTGCAGAGAGTGAGGGAG GAGGTCCATTGACGTGTTACCTGGAGACACGCTACTGTCTGGCTCTTCTGTATGCTCACCTGTTTCAGTATCACCTGCGTGAAGCTCAGGCTCTGTGTGATCGTCTGGCCCGTCAACTGCAGCCACAAGCAGGACAACAAGATAAAGAAACATCAGGATTGGCTG ATGAGTCTGGGATTGAGGTCTGGTATTTGGGGCCAGTGAGTCGTGAAGCTGCTGTTGCTGTGGTTCAGTCTCTGGGCAGGTTTATGGCTGCGTACTTCACTAACCAACCCATCTGCATTCTGCCTCCACACAGTGTGGATGTGCTGCCACCTCTCCACTTACCACACA ATGCAGGCAGGCGTGTCGTTGAGCTGTCTCTGAGTCGTGTGGTGGTTGCCTTGCGTTCTCAGCATCTGTCAGAAGTGTGGACGGTGGATTACGCTCTAGAGCTCCTCCTGCTGGGTGGGCTGCTGCCAGAGGCCGTGTGGGTGGCTCAGCATCTGGGAGACTGGAAGATGGCAGCGACCCTCAGCTTGGCATACAGTAACTACTGCAGCAGCCATTTTGACATGAGCAG tCTTAAGTGGAGAGAGCTGCACCTTCCCATAGAGCTGCGACCTGCAGTGATCTTCCAGACTCAGCTGGAGATGTTACTGGGACATGTGGTTGGGCGTGAAGAAGATGAGAGCACAG ACCCAGCGTGTGTTGAGGACGTTGAGCTTCTTCAGGTTTCTGTGCAGGAGATCTTGAAGGCATCGGTCATGGCTGAGGTGGATGTTTTCTCTCAACCACTAACACGCCTGCTGGACTCGGCCAAAAAACGAGCAGCATCACTTTCTGTTCTAGTTCCTGCTGCGTTTTATCTGCCCGCCCCCCCTCTGTACTGCCCACAGCCTTCACCAGACCCACAG GACACAGTGAGATTGTCATGTCTGGTTCTGGAGAGAGACTCTCGGTGTCAGGTTTCTGTGCTGGTCCAGAAGGTTCTGTTACTCTTCAGAGCCTCACACAGCTCTCGTCCTGCGGCTCAGTGGTACATCAGCAACCTAAATCGCTGCAGACGCTTACTACACAAG ATCCGGAAGATGTCATCTGAGATCAACGCTGATTTGATTCCAGAGGGCTTGAAAAAATTCTTTAATCATCATGGATTCTTTCAATCAAGGCCTGGCAAAGACACGGACTGTGTTACTGTACAAACCATAA TATGTTTCAGAGAGTTGTGTGCTCTTTGCTGGATGCTTCATGCCAGAGACCAGCTTACAATCTCATGTAGAAGATACCAGACTGTCAGGAACCAGGATAAAGACGCTCAG CTCAGTGATGTCAGCGTGGCAGATTTGTGTGTTGAGGCCTTGCGTTGGGCGTGTCGTCTTTTGCCTTTCTGTCATTTCCTAAACGCAGAAGAAGCCCTGCAGGATTTAATACTCAGTCTGGTGTCTGAACTGCCACCCTGCCATGTG ACAGCAGAAACTCTAGCGAGAGCGTTTCCCGAAGAGGAGGAGTCTGTTCGCGTGCCACTACGGGAGAAGTATACATCACTGGTGAAAAGATTGAGACCCGTGTTAGTACCAGACACCTCTACAACAG AGGTGCCATCAGGAAGCGAAAGAGCAGACTTTGCCGGGGAGACGATGATGATTCTGATCCGAGATCAAATCAGGCGGAGACGCAGAGAACTTCGACGTCTGGAGAAACATCTAGCTACATTGGAGCCGTTCCTCTGGGagagagaggaggaggaggagaggggAGGTGCAGATTCTATACTGAAACGTCTCTCTCTCGGGACGAGTTTGAGTGACAGCACTCTTACTGACTGTGGTCGCCCCCTAGTGTACAGTGAAGGAGACACAGCCGAGACCCTGTCTGAGACGCTTTCTCCTGACCTACAGACCAAGTCTGCACATGG cTTGAAGACAACAAAGATACAGGATTCAGCTGGCAGATCAACGCATGACCGAAAAGAAGATAAACGTTCACATTCATTGGAACCCAAAGCAACAAAGTCAACCCAAGATGAATCCAAGAGCCCTTGCCTGCCCACAGTGGGAACCTGGGAATTTGAACTGGAAGATGAAGAGTACACAATCTTTCTGGAGTTGTTCCTCAGCTATGTGCTGGAGAAAGACATGCTGGACGCTGAGGAGTCTGAGCTTCCCTTACTGAACAGTTTTTCCAAACAGCTCCATACAAAAGAGCTACACTCGGCGACTTTTGACCTGCTGACCACTCTCAAACGGCGTCAAAGAGATGGACATCAAACCGGCTGTAAGCGGGGTGCGCGGTTGCCCCTGTTCCGGGCCGGTCACTGCTTCCAAACTGTTCCGGTAACCCCGGATCTTCCCCTCTCCACCGAGCTGGCTTCGTCTTTCCAAACAAACACCACGTCTGCTTGGGCTCTTCCTGGACATCGCGTCAGACAACCACGAGGACTATTTGGCCTTCGCCAGCAGTCTACGCTGAAGTCCAGTGAGGTTAAAGCAAGTTCAGAGGTTCAAAGCATCAGTCAAAACTCTTTCCCGATAACACCACAGGGCAGGTTTTGGGACATTATTATCCTCTCACAGGCTGAATTAGATATTCAAGTCCCACTGGACTCCACACTTGAGACTCGGTTTCCTCAGCTGGCCAGGCTGCTGGAGTGGATGATGCGCTGGGCGGACAAGCGGGTCCTACtctctcagccaatcagaaagaGGTCAGAGGGCTCCAGTGATTCTGTGGTCATCAGGGCCAAAGCCTCGACCCCTGCAGTATTATCTGCTTTGGAGTTGCTAGAAGAGCGATACACCGCCGCCCTGCAGGCTACAAACAAACATGACTCCCATTTTAAG GGTCCTGTTGTGCGAGCGAGTGAAGCGTCTTCTGATTCAGTCCTGAGGTCGATCACAGACTGGAGGAGAGACAGAGGCAACAGTGTTGATACGGATCACCCGACATCGGACGAAATGTCCATCATCCTTCCACACCTGGATGACCAGCACACCTACAGCCATGA TGTGAATGAGGTTGAAAATGTTGCGGATCAGATAGATACTCAGCTGTCTGAAGAAGAAGATGAGGATGTAATATCTGATGTACAGAATAACAGCACTGGATCAGAAGAAATCAGGAGAAAGATTAGACAGAGCACTGAGACTGAAGACG ATGAGAGCACTGTTAAAGATGTCACTGAGGCATCATTGCTGTCgtccaatcagagcagagctatCAGAGAAGCCAAAGCTCAG ACATTAACACTGGCTGATCTGGAGTGTCCAAACACAGATGAACATTCAGATGAACA GTCTGAGGGAAATCAAGTCTCGTGTGAAACACAACACCATGATGCTCCTGTAGATGCAAACAG TCTCAGACATGAAGCATCAGACGGTGTTCAGCAGGCAGACTTGTCGTCTTCACACCTGATGCCAGCTGAAAGGATGATGCAGTCAGAGAGACAGAGTACCGCTCATCCAGATCCACCTCAGAGCAGAGCAGAGATTCAGACCGACCCCGTCAGACAGCTGCTTCAGGATGAGTTATTCAGATTAGTGCAG CTTCAGCAGATCAACTTCATGAGTCTTATGCAGGTGGTGGGGGCGTCCTTCACTAACCTACCGCTGTCTCAACTCAACCCACTTCAGTCTAATGTGAACTTACCACAGACCAGTGTGTTGTCTGCACAATCTGATCCCAGATCTGAACCCACACAGAACATCCAACCTGGTGCATCTGACAGTGCTAAACGTCCTACACGAGCACCAGGAGAAGAGGTCACCAATCATAGCAATCATCAAAGTGTTGACATGGAGCAGAGGAACCCTGCCCTCAGAACTCAG GATCTCGAGCAGTTGACTATTCGATCAGACTGGGCCCAGAACGCTCAAACAGATGGCAAGAGTTTCATCCCGACCTCACAAGGACTGCTCACCACTGCACATAATCCCACATCTCTCCAGAAGGGTCATAGTGACGTCTTTAATGCTCACCTGAAATTTACACCTGGACCGAGAGCAGCTTCATCATCACACGGGCTACGACTTCTACAGCTTCAGCCAACACAACCATCTCTTCTAAgacctcctcctcctcctcctcctcctcctcctcctcctgcaTGTGTTCCTGTGAGAGAGGCCTGGACGCCAAATCTTCATCTTCCCTCAGTTCACACCGATGTCCTCCCTGGTCAGTACAGACCCTCGTCGGTCTGTAAAGCTGAGAATACAGGCAGAACGTGGGTCGAACCATCAGCAGCACCTTCGTCACTCATTCATAGGAGCCGTTATAACACAGAGATGATGAGAGGAGGTGCAGAACCTCAAAGTTTTCCTCCAGGTCCTCATAGAGCTGTTCCAGTTGTAGGTCTCCCTCTGCTGCACTTTCACCCTGATGCCCAGCGCCCTGTGACGCTGCCACGTATACCACAACCCACCATACCAAAGCCACCCAGCGTGGGTATCGCAGGCACGGCCCACTGGCCCAGACTTCAGCTGCTGCACAGAGACCCTGATCCACCCACAGCT GGGGTACGGATCAGCACACCTCTGGTACAAACCCCTCGTCTTATTCCTCTGGAGGAGCTGTTGAGATGGACTGCAGGGAAGCAAACATGTCCTGACACTAAACTaaagctattacaaacagacaACATCCATGTAAACAGTCACATGACCAGCTCATCCAGCAAGAG ACAGAAGAGGAGAGAGGAGAAAAACAAAGATGAAAAGATTGGAGTCACTTTCAGACCAGAAGATTCCATCATACCCCCAGATGAG ATTCCATCCCCTGCAGAAGTGTTAGATCAGAATGATGGTTATGTTATTCCTTTAG GTACCTTTGAGTCTGAACTGACAGGACAGATGTTGTTGGATAAGATGTATTCCACCTCAGCTGAACTTCATGCATTCGCCTCCATGCAGAAGAGACCTCCTGAAATCCAGGACGCCTGTACAAACACTGAACCGG GACCGTCTCACTTCATCACCGATAAAGCTGTGTCTGTCCAGGTGCCATCACCTCCCAGAATGCAGTTTGCTT CTATAGGTAATGGAGATCTGGTAGATGTTGCTCCAGTAGTTCCTCCAGATGTCTTCTTGAATCTGCGTTTCTCTAAAGATCATTCATCAGATCAGCCAGATAGCAGAAGACTCTCAAACACAGATGTT AACGCTGAAGGAAGAAGGTTTATCAATGTGATTGATTTGACCGATGACTCTCTGCTACACAATCTGACCCCCAACTCACCACCCTCATCTGCTCAACTCCACCTCCTGGCAGCTAATGTCCTTAATCCTGCCCCAGACTCCGCCCACACTGAGAATATTACATTACAAAGTGAAGAACCTG CAGGTTCTTCTGTCCATCCCTCATCTCCTGTAGCTGTGGAAACTGAAGATGTTCTCAGTGGAGATCCTGTTGCTCTGAGTGTCTTGTCAGGTGTTAAAATCCCTTCTCAATCTCTGGAGCGGGTCTTCATGTCCAGGAGTCAGATCTCAGCACGTCTCTCAGAGATGGACGCTCAGCTCCTCAGACTGCAGGACATTGCTGATCACATGGACAGAGAGTTTACCAACACCAGAATG CTGGTCAACAGTATTGAAACACAACACCCTGTGATGACACCCAGCGTAGAGAGAGGACTATATTCCAGACCTCTAACAATCTTACAAAAAG AGAAACATGACAAGCTGAATTTTGGACTGGCGGCTGTCCAAGAGCGAGGAGAGGAGGAGATGTTGTCTTCTACTGTCTGCAACCAAAGTTCAACCCATTCTCCTCCAACAG TGAAACCGGAGCGGCGTGTTCAGGATATCGATCGAG ATTTGACAGACTCTTTACTTGATGATTCTGAAAC ACGCGTGGATGAGACTCTCGGTCTGACCGGACTCAGTGATGTGAGAGATATCCTGTCAGAGTTAATCAGAGATGGGGCTTTGTCTCGATCAGCTCTGGGTCTTTCTCAAAGAGGAGCTAGTACATCAAACAG GTCTGAGGTGAAGCAGGGAGGAGTCATGATGGAGGAGGAGAGGAGAGACTTGAGGATCTGGATGAGGAGGAAACAGAGAGAAAGATTGACAGAATATCACAAACAGAGAGAAAAGAAAAGAGAAGCTGAGCACAGACCCTTTACTTCACCTCTCAAACAC AATCCAACCTCTGTAGATCTGGCAACAAACAAGAAAGCCAAAGAGGAAAGAGACAA gATGGTTTTACAGGAACATTATGAGCAGAGAGCTCGCGACGCCTGCAGTCTGATCACTGACCTCCTCACAACACCTCTGAACCTCCCTACAAAACCTCACGAAGGCCTCAG GAGCCAAAGTCAATCATCTGTGAGAAACAAGACGAGCACTAAAACCGGACCTCACGGACGATCAGCATCTTCTCTTGGAAAGACAGTCGTGCTTCAGAAGAAATCTACAACAAAACCCCACACATCATTGAGCAGCAGGCTCGGACTACACCGACCAG CGAGCGCTCTTCCAGGTGACCGGTTATCACAGGTGACTCGACGTGGGATGCTGACAGACGTGAAAGGAAAAAAGACGATTCATCAAA AGCAGAAAAATGGTTTCCAAACATCTACAGTAAAAGATCAGATGCCTGTGGAGGACACAGATGTGCGACACGTGATGAGTCCATGGAAGCGCTCTATTGACATCAACAGGATTCTGAGGTTGGCGGATCAAGAG AGATTTGATGAGTATGATGCAGAAGTGTTGACAGGTGTGGATCTGATGGGATTGGACGCTCTTTCTGACAGCACCGGCAGTGTTCTGAGCAAACTGGACTGGGACGCCATTGAGAAAATCGCTGCAGAAGAAGAAAATAAATAG